A portion of the uncultured Draconibacterium sp. genome contains these proteins:
- a CDS encoding PQQ-binding-like beta-propeller repeat protein — MKYWIVAFLIILSFGAVAQPSDSWPIFRGEQHLTGVSKTTLPDSPKLLWTFETGDNIKSAPVVANNKVVIGSTDGFVYCVDTSGKLLWKFNTENSIEAPALILDNTVYVGNLDGMLFALNLDNGEKLWDYECENQIIGSANWWTEDGTTYIFMGSYDYYLHCVDAKTGELKWKYESDNFINGAAACADGKAIFGGCDGYLHVVDVTTGELVEKIDVATYVAGSVTIENDKAYVGDYDGRFFQVDIEKDKTTWVWSDEKTNLQFIASPALIGDKVLTANHNKFLYCFNKNTGEKLWEYNTGRQVEASPVIVKNKVVVANMRGDLAIVNLSDGKPVWTYELGSQIISNPAVASGKLFVGAYDGNIYCFGE; from the coding sequence ATGAAGTATTGGATAGTAGCTTTTTTAATCATTTTGAGTTTTGGAGCTGTTGCTCAGCCATCAGATTCTTGGCCCATTTTTCGTGGAGAGCAGCATTTGACCGGTGTCTCAAAAACCACACTGCCTGATTCTCCAAAACTTTTATGGACTTTCGAAACCGGCGATAACATCAAGTCGGCACCGGTAGTTGCGAACAATAAAGTGGTGATTGGTTCTACCGATGGTTTTGTATACTGTGTTGATACTTCTGGAAAATTATTGTGGAAATTCAATACTGAAAATTCAATCGAAGCACCCGCGCTCATTCTTGATAATACGGTTTATGTAGGTAATTTGGATGGGATGCTTTTTGCGCTAAACCTCGATAACGGCGAAAAATTGTGGGATTACGAATGTGAAAACCAGATTATAGGTTCGGCAAACTGGTGGACGGAAGATGGTACAACCTATATTTTTATGGGGAGTTATGATTACTACCTTCATTGTGTTGATGCCAAAACCGGTGAGTTAAAATGGAAATACGAATCGGATAATTTCATTAACGGAGCCGCGGCCTGCGCTGATGGGAAAGCCATATTTGGTGGCTGCGACGGATACCTTCACGTGGTTGATGTAACGACGGGCGAGCTGGTAGAAAAAATTGATGTAGCAACCTATGTGGCCGGGTCGGTTACCATAGAAAATGATAAAGCTTATGTGGGCGATTACGATGGCCGTTTTTTTCAGGTTGATATAGAAAAGGACAAAACTACCTGGGTGTGGTCTGACGAAAAAACTAATTTGCAGTTTATTGCTTCGCCCGCTTTAATTGGCGATAAAGTTTTAACGGCCAATCACAATAAGTTTTTGTATTGTTTCAATAAAAATACAGGTGAAAAACTGTGGGAATACAACACCGGCCGACAGGTGGAAGCCTCTCCGGTAATTGTTAAAAATAAGGTAGTTGTGGCGAATATGCGTGGCGATTTAGCCATTGTGAACCTTTCGGATGGAAAGCCTGTTTGGACTTATGAACTAGGAAGCCAGATCATTAGTAATCCTGCGGTAGCAAGTGGAAAATTGTTTGTGGGAGCTTACGATGGAAATATTTATTGTTTTGGCGAATAA
- a CDS encoding FAD-dependent oxidoreductase — protein MIKLKINNKVVEVEQGTSVMKAAQQMGFDIPNMCWHDELEHFTSCMLCMVKDHKNGRLYPSCSVKAVEGMEVITDDQEIADSRKTALELLLSEHVGDCEGPCQVACPAHMDIPRMNRLIAAGKFDEALAVVKKDIALPAVLGRICPAPCEGACHRKTVDEPVSICLLKRIVGDNGVEPTLPEVEKTGKKVAVIGAGPAGLAAAYYMQLKGIDVTLFDKNEKAGGLLRLELSEEVLPTDVLDKEIESIIKTGVEFRGGQSIGASEFDLLKKDFDAVVLASGVFTDDSEKYELKAGPKGIVVDKATYQTSDEKVFAIGNVLRSSRLAVRSVGQGKEVAFSVMQFLSGQEIKGELRLFNSRFGKMVADEFAEYLKESVEGKRKIPEQGKNAGFSREEAIAEAKRCLHCDCRAIDNCKLREYSDQYQVDQKRFKTSERRKITKQINHDLVVYESQKCIKCGICVRLTGKYKEKFGFTFIGRGFDVEIGVPFNEDLKLGLTETARKVAEGCPTGAISLKNNE, from the coding sequence ATGATTAAACTAAAAATAAATAACAAAGTAGTTGAGGTTGAACAGGGGACTTCGGTGATGAAAGCCGCGCAGCAAATGGGATTTGATATCCCGAATATGTGTTGGCACGACGAGCTGGAGCACTTTACTTCCTGCATGCTTTGTATGGTGAAGGACCACAAAAACGGACGACTTTATCCGTCATGTTCGGTAAAAGCAGTGGAAGGAATGGAGGTGATTACCGATGATCAGGAGATTGCCGATTCGCGAAAAACTGCGTTGGAATTGCTGTTGAGCGAACATGTTGGAGATTGTGAAGGCCCCTGCCAGGTGGCTTGTCCGGCTCATATGGATATTCCGCGAATGAACCGATTGATCGCTGCCGGCAAATTTGATGAGGCGTTGGCAGTGGTAAAAAAGGACATTGCTCTGCCTGCAGTTTTGGGGCGAATTTGTCCCGCTCCGTGCGAAGGAGCCTGCCACCGAAAAACAGTTGATGAGCCGGTTTCAATTTGTTTGTTGAAGAGAATTGTGGGAGATAATGGTGTTGAACCAACGCTTCCTGAAGTTGAAAAAACAGGAAAAAAGGTAGCAGTAATTGGTGCCGGTCCGGCCGGATTGGCAGCTGCATATTACATGCAACTGAAAGGAATCGATGTAACACTTTTTGATAAAAATGAAAAAGCCGGTGGTCTGCTTCGTTTGGAATTGAGCGAAGAAGTTTTACCAACGGATGTTTTGGATAAAGAAATTGAATCGATTATAAAAACCGGTGTTGAATTTCGTGGAGGACAGTCGATTGGCGCCAGCGAGTTTGATCTGCTGAAAAAGGATTTTGATGCTGTAGTCCTTGCATCAGGTGTATTTACTGACGATTCGGAAAAGTATGAGTTGAAAGCCGGACCAAAAGGAATTGTTGTGGATAAAGCAACTTATCAAACTTCCGACGAAAAAGTATTTGCCATCGGGAATGTATTGCGTTCATCAAGACTGGCTGTTCGCTCGGTAGGTCAGGGAAAAGAAGTGGCATTTTCTGTTATGCAATTTTTGTCCGGACAAGAGATAAAAGGTGAACTACGTTTATTTAATTCTCGTTTTGGAAAGATGGTTGCCGACGAATTTGCCGAATACTTAAAAGAGTCGGTAGAAGGGAAACGCAAGATTCCGGAGCAAGGTAAAAATGCAGGATTTAGTCGAGAAGAAGCCATTGCGGAAGCAAAAAGGTGTTTGCATTGCGATTGCCGTGCAATTGATAATTGTAAACTGCGCGAATATTCGGACCAATATCAAGTGGATCAAAAACGATTTAAAACCAGCGAGCGCCGGAAGATTACAAAACAGATCAATCATGATTTGGTGGTGTACGAATCTCAAAAATGTATTAAGTGCGGAATATGTGTACGCCTCACTGGAAAGTATAAGGAGAAATTTGGTTTTACATTTATTGGCAGAGGATTTGATGTGGAGATTGGCGTTCCGTTTAACGAAGATCTGAAACTGGGATTGACAGAAACAGCACGAAAAGTTGCAGAGGGTTGTCCAACGGGAGCGATATCGTTGAAGAATAACGAATGA
- a CDS encoding 4Fe-4S binding protein, which yields MNNQLNQNKNQSSFGFRTPEFRLKLKYILFTFVFFLFTYNLSAQKQRFPKPEFETGYEQPSPVTPEPRALAMEYFDVLILILVLAAATYFALKSRSRQGILWLSIFTLAYFGFYRNGCVCSIGAIQNVTLSFFDPTYVISLTALLFFVIPLVVTLFFGRTFCAGACPLGAIQDLVVVKPISLPKWLNKTLGLIPYLYLSLAVLFAATGTDFIICRYDPFIGIFRMDAKFLMIVLGVAFLLMGMFVARPYCRFLCPYGVLLSWMSRFSSRHLTITPSKCIQCKLCANSCPFDAIDFPTNEKEVVKSGLGPKRFITYALVIPLWIALGVFVGAKSHTFLSKANQDVYLAELLIAHPELKNDPDNIDVQTFLASGKPMEQLVDEATVIREKFYIGSMIAGGFMGLVIGMTLLNTVVFRKRQDYEPHKGNCFSCARCVDYCPVEK from the coding sequence ATGAATAATCAACTTAACCAGAATAAAAACCAGAGTAGCTTCGGATTTCGGACTCCGGAGTTCCGACTTAAGTTAAAGTACATACTTTTTACTTTTGTCTTTTTCCTTTTCACGTATAATTTGTCTGCACAGAAGCAACGTTTTCCAAAACCTGAGTTTGAGACAGGTTACGAGCAACCATCGCCGGTTACACCCGAACCGCGGGCATTGGCAATGGAATATTTCGATGTGCTTATTCTGATTCTTGTTTTGGCGGCAGCAACTTATTTTGCTTTAAAAAGCCGTTCGCGCCAGGGAATTTTGTGGCTTTCGATTTTTACACTCGCCTATTTTGGATTTTACCGAAACGGCTGTGTTTGCAGTATTGGAGCAATACAAAATGTCACACTCTCCTTTTTCGATCCGACCTATGTCATATCGTTAACGGCCTTGCTGTTTTTTGTTATACCACTGGTCGTTACACTCTTTTTTGGGCGAACGTTTTGTGCGGGCGCCTGTCCTTTGGGTGCTATTCAGGATTTGGTGGTAGTTAAACCGATAAGTTTGCCCAAATGGCTCAACAAAACCTTGGGATTGATTCCATATTTATACCTGTCGCTGGCAGTGCTTTTTGCTGCAACAGGAACAGATTTTATCATTTGCAGGTACGATCCGTTCATTGGAATCTTCCGTATGGATGCCAAATTTCTGATGATCGTTTTGGGTGTCGCATTCTTGTTGATGGGAATGTTTGTTGCCCGTCCGTATTGTCGATTTTTATGCCCGTACGGAGTGCTGTTGAGCTGGATGTCACGTTTCTCAAGTCGGCATTTAACTATCACTCCGTCAAAATGTATTCAGTGTAAATTGTGTGCAAACTCGTGTCCTTTTGATGCTATTGATTTCCCGACCAACGAGAAAGAAGTGGTAAAATCAGGACTTGGTCCAAAACGATTTATCACCTATGCGCTGGTCATTCCATTGTGGATTGCACTGGGGGTATTTGTTGGGGCAAAATCGCATACTTTCTTATCAAAAGCAAATCAGGATGTTTACCTGGCAGAATTGCTGATTGCTCACCCTGAGTTAAAAAATGATCCGGATAATATTGATGTGCAGACTTTCCTTGCATCGGGAAAACCAATGGAGCAGTTGGTAGACGAAGCAACCGTGATTCGTGAGAAATTTTATATCGGAAGTATGATTGCCGGTGGATTTATGGGTTTGGTAATAGGTATGACATTGCTGAATACAGTGGTATTCCGTAAACGCCAGGATTATGAGCCACACAAAGGAAATTGTTTCAGTTGTGCAAGGTGTGTGGATTATTGTCCGGTGGAAAAATAA
- a CDS encoding PQQ-binding-like beta-propeller repeat protein, with protein MSHTKEIVSVVQGVWIIVRWKNNIEKKKNQDKMNNQDKLKLSRNIAVIAGIFCAAVALLLLLNFWQITKTDPIESKALEALVERLKDDANNEELKEEIRNFDLLARKAYFNSQWQVETGAYLLLFGAIVLAFALRVYYSAKSKIEEPEKVLENEIASRIIAQKGIIIVGAAVMVLALLASFLSVNQLKTYDVNALVADNESSTEDAVEVINVAPAQTATNEISEEVVVSKTPTSENISEETTTEATPEATASETDTEKTVAEPKPAAASTGTSLADIQKNHNSFRGPLAQGVIMHKNIPTEWDGAAGTNVLWKVEVPKHGFNSPIIWGDKLFVAGANEATREVYCYNRNDGKLLWTGVADNISGSPASPPRVTDDTGLAAPTLTTDGNAVFAIFGTGDVIAFDMNGKRVWARNLGVPDNHYGHSSSLITWNGKLFVQYDTNRGGKVMALDKKTGEPVWETQRSAKISWASPVLAEVDGKYQLVLTADPIVAGYDVETGEELWSVECMMGEVGASVGYADGIVVAANEYARMVAIDIRTQEVLWEDDFYLPEAASLLAHDGLLFAATSYGVFVCYDLKEGELLWEDDFGSPVYSSPVLADGKVYLMDNDGVMRIYEFSRELKKVGENALGEMSGPTPAFADGRIYIRGDEHVFCIGK; from the coding sequence ATGAGCCACACAAAGGAAATTGTTTCAGTTGTGCAAGGTGTGTGGATTATTGTCCGGTGGAAAAATAATATTGAAAAAAAGAAGAACCAAGATAAGATGAACAACCAGGATAAACTAAAACTCTCGCGGAACATTGCGGTAATTGCAGGTATTTTTTGCGCGGCTGTTGCGCTACTGCTTTTATTGAATTTTTGGCAGATCACAAAAACCGATCCCATTGAAAGTAAAGCTTTGGAAGCTTTGGTTGAGCGGCTAAAAGACGATGCCAACAATGAAGAGCTGAAAGAGGAGATTCGCAATTTCGATTTGTTGGCCCGAAAGGCCTATTTTAACAGTCAGTGGCAAGTGGAAACAGGTGCTTACTTGTTGCTGTTTGGTGCCATTGTTCTGGCATTTGCATTGCGGGTTTACTACTCTGCTAAAAGTAAAATTGAAGAACCGGAGAAGGTGCTGGAAAACGAAATTGCAAGCCGTATAATTGCTCAAAAGGGAATTATAATCGTTGGAGCGGCAGTTATGGTGTTGGCACTGTTGGCTTCCTTTTTGTCGGTAAATCAGCTAAAAACATATGACGTTAATGCTTTGGTAGCCGATAATGAATCCTCGACCGAGGACGCAGTGGAGGTTATAAATGTTGCTCCCGCACAAACAGCTACTAACGAAATTTCGGAAGAAGTAGTTGTTTCTAAGACACCAACTTCAGAAAATATATCAGAAGAAACTACAACAGAAGCCACCCCGGAGGCAACTGCATCAGAAACTGATACAGAAAAAACAGTGGCCGAACCAAAACCGGCAGCTGCATCAACCGGTACTTCACTGGCTGACATTCAGAAAAATCATAACTCATTCCGCGGACCTTTGGCGCAGGGCGTGATCATGCATAAAAACATTCCGACTGAGTGGGACGGTGCTGCCGGAACAAATGTGCTTTGGAAGGTTGAAGTTCCAAAACACGGATTTAACTCGCCAATTATCTGGGGCGACAAATTGTTTGTGGCCGGTGCCAACGAGGCAACACGCGAAGTGTATTGTTACAACCGTAACGATGGTAAACTATTGTGGACCGGAGTTGCTGACAACATTTCAGGATCGCCGGCATCGCCACCGCGTGTTACGGATGATACCGGTTTGGCTGCCCCAACTTTAACCACCGACGGAAACGCTGTTTTTGCGATTTTTGGTACCGGAGACGTAATTGCTTTTGATATGAACGGCAAACGTGTGTGGGCAAGAAACCTCGGCGTTCCTGATAATCACTACGGACATTCATCATCATTAATTACCTGGAACGGAAAGCTTTTCGTTCAGTACGATACAAACCGTGGAGGGAAAGTGATGGCGTTGGATAAGAAAACCGGAGAACCGGTTTGGGAAACACAGCGTAGTGCAAAAATTTCTTGGGCTAGTCCGGTGTTGGCCGAAGTTGATGGAAAATATCAGTTGGTGTTAACTGCCGATCCGATTGTTGCCGGTTACGATGTGGAAACCGGAGAAGAACTTTGGTCGGTTGAATGTATGATGGGTGAGGTTGGTGCCTCGGTTGGTTATGCCGACGGAATTGTGGTGGCAGCCAACGAATATGCCCGAATGGTAGCTATTGATATTCGTACACAGGAAGTACTTTGGGAAGATGATTTTTACCTGCCCGAAGCAGCCAGTCTTTTAGCGCATGACGGTTTGTTATTTGCTGCAACCAGTTATGGCGTTTTTGTGTGTTACGATCTGAAAGAAGGTGAATTGCTTTGGGAAGATGATTTTGGTTCGCCGGTGTATTCGTCGCCTGTTCTTGCCGATGGCAAAGTGTATTTAATGGACAACGACGGAGTAATGCGAATCTACGAGTTTTCAAGGGAATTGAAAAAGGTAGGCGAAAACGCATTGGGCGAAATGTCTGGTCCAACACCGGCTTTTGCCGATGGGCGGATTTATATCAGAGGAGATGAACATGTATTTTGCATTGGGAAGTAG
- a CDS encoding NAD(P)H-dependent oxidoreductase subunit E, translated as MTEENKYIDQLIQEKGVTKKSLIPILQAIQKEYNYLPEEILRLVADKTEISLAEIIGVASFYSQFRLHPVGEHMIKVCVGTACHVKGAGQVYDAFRRELKLEEGQETEESGKYTLEQVACLGCCTLAPVVQIDDTTYGHVASDQVGQVIADFESIKGTKNSKKARKADGSEIQGEIRIGLGSCCVASGSKEIQEEVEHVVNESGLRVSLKHVGCVGMCHQVPLVEVVPNEGEATLYAKVKPEDVKNIVESHFQAPGLLARLKNKLLHTVEDIQTDRNWDGIERYEISMREKPVASFLGKQVPIATEYRGIINPLDINEYLSRGGFSALEKVLTKLTPDEVVKEVKESGVRGRGGAGFPTGVKWEFVKKEVNDTKYIICNGDEGDPGAFMDRMLLESYPYRVIEGMIIAAYATGIHQGYFYIRAEYPLAVKRISEALKICKAKNYLGENILGSGFDLNLQIYEGAGAFVCGEESALIASIEGNRGFPRMRPPFPAESGLWGKPTLVNNTETLAQISYILREGSEGFSKIGSGKSTGTKVFALAGKVARGGLIEVPMGITIKQVIEEIGGGIANGRQFKAVQIGGPSGGCIPAEHSDTPIDFESLGEMGAMMGSGGLVVLDDTDCMVDIARYFLSFTQEESCGKCTFCRVGTKRMLDILDGIVSGKGKKGDIEELEHLAEWTKKGSLCGLGKTAPNPVLSTLKHFRDEYEAHINGTCPTGKCTELITYSVNDECIGCTKCVQKCPVDAIPFTPHEKHSIDTELCIKCDACRAACPVDAIDVK; from the coding sequence ATGACAGAAGAAAATAAATATATCGATCAGCTTATTCAGGAAAAAGGCGTAACAAAAAAGAGCCTTATTCCTATTCTTCAGGCCATTCAGAAGGAGTACAATTATTTGCCTGAAGAAATTTTGAGATTGGTGGCTGATAAAACTGAGATCAGTCTGGCTGAGATAATTGGAGTGGCCAGTTTTTACTCGCAGTTTCGTTTGCATCCGGTTGGCGAGCACATGATAAAAGTGTGTGTGGGAACGGCATGCCATGTAAAAGGAGCCGGTCAGGTTTACGATGCATTTCGTCGCGAATTGAAGTTGGAAGAGGGGCAGGAAACCGAAGAATCGGGGAAATATACTTTAGAACAGGTGGCATGTTTAGGCTGTTGTACGCTGGCGCCTGTGGTTCAGATAGATGATACTACATACGGACATGTGGCATCCGATCAGGTTGGTCAGGTAATTGCTGATTTTGAAAGCATAAAAGGAACAAAAAATTCAAAAAAGGCTCGAAAAGCTGATGGCTCTGAAATTCAGGGAGAGATTCGAATTGGATTGGGGTCGTGTTGTGTAGCCAGCGGAAGTAAGGAAATTCAGGAGGAAGTTGAACACGTTGTTAACGAGAGTGGATTACGTGTAAGTCTAAAGCATGTGGGCTGCGTGGGAATGTGCCATCAGGTGCCTTTGGTGGAAGTGGTTCCAAATGAAGGAGAGGCAACGCTTTATGCCAAAGTTAAACCTGAAGACGTTAAAAATATTGTCGAAAGCCATTTTCAGGCGCCGGGATTGTTAGCTCGTCTGAAAAATAAATTATTGCACACCGTTGAGGATATCCAGACCGATCGAAACTGGGATGGAATTGAGCGTTACGAAATTAGCATGCGCGAAAAACCGGTGGCCTCATTTTTAGGAAAACAGGTTCCAATTGCTACTGAATATCGCGGAATAATTAATCCGCTCGATATTAATGAATACCTGAGTCGCGGAGGTTTTTCTGCTCTTGAAAAGGTGCTGACAAAATTAACACCCGATGAGGTTGTTAAAGAGGTGAAAGAGAGTGGCGTGAGAGGTCGTGGTGGCGCCGGATTTCCAACCGGAGTAAAATGGGAATTTGTTAAAAAGGAAGTTAACGATACAAAATACATCATCTGTAATGGCGATGAGGGCGATCCGGGAGCGTTTATGGATCGTATGTTGCTTGAGTCGTATCCGTATAGGGTTATCGAGGGAATGATCATTGCTGCCTACGCGACGGGCATTCATCAGGGGTATTTTTATATCCGTGCCGAATATCCGCTGGCGGTAAAACGTATTAGCGAGGCCTTGAAAATTTGTAAGGCTAAAAACTATCTCGGTGAAAATATTTTAGGAAGTGGTTTTGATCTCAATTTGCAGATTTATGAAGGAGCAGGCGCATTTGTGTGTGGCGAAGAAAGTGCACTTATTGCTTCTATTGAAGGAAATCGCGGTTTCCCGAGAATGCGCCCGCCATTTCCGGCAGAGAGCGGTTTATGGGGGAAACCAACACTGGTGAACAACACTGAAACGCTGGCCCAGATTTCTTACATCCTGCGTGAGGGATCTGAAGGATTTTCAAAAATCGGCTCCGGAAAAAGCACCGGGACAAAAGTTTTTGCACTTGCCGGTAAAGTGGCTCGTGGCGGACTGATTGAAGTTCCGATGGGAATTACCATAAAACAGGTGATTGAAGAAATTGGCGGCGGAATTGCCAATGGCCGCCAGTTTAAAGCGGTGCAGATTGGTGGTCCGTCGGGTGGTTGTATTCCGGCTGAACATTCCGATACGCCGATCGATTTTGAATCGTTGGGAGAAATGGGAGCTATGATGGGGTCGGGTGGACTTGTTGTGCTCGACGATACCGATTGTATGGTGGATATTGCCCGCTATTTTCTTTCGTTCACACAAGAAGAATCGTGCGGGAAATGTACCTTCTGCCGTGTTGGAACAAAACGAATGCTCGATATTCTTGACGGAATTGTTAGCGGAAAAGGTAAAAAAGGAGATATTGAAGAATTGGAGCATCTGGCGGAATGGACAAAAAAAGGAAGTCTGTGCGGACTGGGAAAAACGGCACCAAATCCGGTGTTGAGTACCCTGAAACATTTCCGAGATGAGTACGAAGCACACATCAACGGAACCTGCCCGACCGGCAAATGTACAGAGCTGATTACTTATTCGGTAAACGATGAGTGTATCGGTTGTACCAAGTGCGTTCAAAAGTGCCCGGTTGATGCGATTCCGTTTACGCCGCACGAGAAACATTCAATCGATACAGAACTGTGCATAAAATGCGACGCTTGCAGAGCAGCCTGCCCGGTTGATGCCATTGATGTCAAATAA